One part of the Arabidopsis thaliana chromosome 1 sequence genome encodes these proteins:
- a CDS encoding Tetratricopeptide repeat (TPR)-like superfamily protein (Tetratricopeptide repeat (TPR)-like superfamily protein; FUNCTIONS IN: binding; INVOLVED IN: biological_process unknown; LOCATED IN: chloroplast thylakoid membrane, chloroplast; CONTAINS InterPro DOMAIN/s: Tetratricopeptide-like helical (InterPro:IPR011990), Tetratricopeptide repeat-containing (InterPro:IPR013026), Tetratricopeptide repeat (InterPro:IPR019734); Has 854 Blast hits to 777 proteins in 206 species: Archae - 104; Bacteria - 466; Metazoa - 6; Fungi - 10; Plants - 101; Viruses - 0; Other Eukaryotes - 167 (source: NCBI BLink).) yields MLMTLAATTSVSFNSKLLLFRIRCSDSNPKRGFGSKKEEKDPALQQRKSSSKQSVSVPRKAPGLNTQFEGKSGRSFDIDFDERLENIRRSALEQKKTEVVKEFGPIDYDAPVKSDQKTIGLGTKVGVGIAVVVFGLVFALGDFLPTGSDSPTKNTTVVKNQISEEEKATLQQRLKEFETTLNGTPQDQAALEGAAVTLTELGDYSRAAAFLEKLAKERPTDPDVFRLLGEVNYELNNYEGSIAAYKISEKVSKGIDLEVTRGLMNAYLAAKKPDEAVKFLLDTRERLNTKKTSTTDSVTDETNLDPIQVELLLGKAYSDWGHISDAIAVYDQLISAHPEDFRGYLAKGIILRENGSRGDAERMFIQARFFAPNKAKALVDRYSKL; encoded by the exons ATGTTGATGACACTAGCGGCGACGACCTCCGTTTCATTTAACTCGAAGCTTCTCCTATTTCGAATACGTTGCTCGGATTCTAACCCTAAGCGTGGCTTCGGCTCAAAAAAG GAAGAGAAAGACCCGGCATTGCAGCAAAG GAAATCATCTTCTAAACAGTCTGTTTCTGTACCCAGAA AGGCACCTGGTCTGAATACTCAGTTTGAAGGAAAATCTGGTCGATCTTTTGATATAGACTTCGATGAACGGCTGGAAAACATCAGAAG GTCAGCTCTTGAGCAGAAAAAGACAGAAGTAGTTAAAGAATTTGGTCCAATTGACTATGATGCACCAGTCAAGTCTGACCAGAAAACAATTGGTCTTGGTACTAAG GTTGGAGTTGGCATAGCTGTTGTtgtatttggtttggtttttgctCTTGGTGACTTTCTTCCCACGGGAAG TGATAGTCCAACTAAGAACACAACAGTagttaaaaatcaaatttcagaagaagagaaagccaCGCTTCAG CAAAGGCTCAAAGAGTTTGAAACAACTCTCAATGGCACGCCTCAGGATCAAGCTGCTCTGGAG GGTGCAGCTGTGACACTGACTGAACTAGGAGATTATTCACGGGCTGCTGCGTTTCTTGAGAAACTCGCTAAG GAGAGACCAACTGACCCTGATGTATTTCGACTGCTTGGAGAAGTAAATTATGAACTTAACAACTATGAAGGCAGTATCGCTGCATACAAAATTTCTGAAAAG GTTTCTAAAGGGATTGATCTTGAAGTTACACGAGGCCTCATGAATGCGTATTTAGCTGCGAAGAAACCAGACGAG GCCGTCAAATTTCTTCTAGACACTCGTGAACGTCTgaatacaaagaaaacaagcaCAACTGACAGTGTTACAGATGAAACAAATCTAGACCCAATTCAG GTTGAGTTACTTCTCGGAAAAGCGTATTCAGACTGGGGACATATCAGCGACGCGATAGCTGTTTATGACCAGTTAATCAGTGCTCATCCTGAAGACTTCCGAGGCTACTTGGCTAAG GGAATTatattgagagaaaatggaagCAGAGGAGATGCAGAGAGAATGTTCATCCAG GCGCGCTTTTTTGCACCAAACAAAGCTAAGGCCCTTGTGGATAGATACTCCAAACTATGA
- a CDS encoding Tetratricopeptide repeat (TPR)-like superfamily protein (Tetratricopeptide repeat (TPR)-like superfamily protein; FUNCTIONS IN: binding; INVOLVED IN: biological_process unknown; LOCATED IN: chloroplast thylakoid membrane; CONTAINS InterPro DOMAIN/s: Tetratricopeptide-like helical (InterPro:IPR011990), Tetratricopeptide repeat-containing (InterPro:IPR013026), Tetratricopeptide repeat (InterPro:IPR019734).) translates to MLMTLAATTSVSFNSKLLLFRIRCSDSNPKRGFGSKKEEKDPALQQRKSSSKQSVSVPRKAPGLNTQFEGKSGRSFDIDFDERLENIRRSALEQKKTEVVKEFGPIDYDAPVKSDQKTIGLGTKVGVGIAVVVFGLVFALGDFLPTGRISWVGFRNFTFLSYQVIDSPTKNTTVVKNQISEEEKATLQQRLKEFETTLNGTPQDQAALEGAAVTLTELGDYSRAAAFLEKLAKERPTDPDVFRLLGEVNYELNNYEGSIAAYKISEKVSKGIDLEVTRGLMNAYLAAKKPDEAVKFLLDTRERLNTKKTSTTDSVTDETNLDPIQVELLLGKAYSDWGHISDAIAVYDQLISAHPEDFRGYLAKGIILRENGSRGDAERMFIQARFFAPNKAKALVDRYSKL, encoded by the exons ATGTTGATGACACTAGCGGCGACGACCTCCGTTTCATTTAACTCGAAGCTTCTCCTATTTCGAATACGTTGCTCGGATTCTAACCCTAAGCGTGGCTTCGGCTCAAAAAAG GAAGAGAAAGACCCGGCATTGCAGCAAAG GAAATCATCTTCTAAACAGTCTGTTTCTGTACCCAGAA AGGCACCTGGTCTGAATACTCAGTTTGAAGGAAAATCTGGTCGATCTTTTGATATAGACTTCGATGAACGGCTGGAAAACATCAGAAG GTCAGCTCTTGAGCAGAAAAAGACAGAAGTAGTTAAAGAATTTGGTCCAATTGACTATGATGCACCAGTCAAGTCTGACCAGAAAACAATTGGTCTTGGTACTAAG GTTGGAGTTGGCATAGCTGTTGTtgtatttggtttggtttttgctCTTGGTGACTTTCTTCCCACGGGAAG GATCAGCTGGGTTGGTTTCCgtaatttcacatttttgtcATACCAAGTCAT TGATAGTCCAACTAAGAACACAACAGTagttaaaaatcaaatttcagaagaagagaaagccaCGCTTCAG CAAAGGCTCAAAGAGTTTGAAACAACTCTCAATGGCACGCCTCAGGATCAAGCTGCTCTGGAG GGTGCAGCTGTGACACTGACTGAACTAGGAGATTATTCACGGGCTGCTGCGTTTCTTGAGAAACTCGCTAAG GAGAGACCAACTGACCCTGATGTATTTCGACTGCTTGGAGAAGTAAATTATGAACTTAACAACTATGAAGGCAGTATCGCTGCATACAAAATTTCTGAAAAG GTTTCTAAAGGGATTGATCTTGAAGTTACACGAGGCCTCATGAATGCGTATTTAGCTGCGAAGAAACCAGACGAG GCCGTCAAATTTCTTCTAGACACTCGTGAACGTCTgaatacaaagaaaacaagcaCAACTGACAGTGTTACAGATGAAACAAATCTAGACCCAATTCAG GTTGAGTTACTTCTCGGAAAAGCGTATTCAGACTGGGGACATATCAGCGACGCGATAGCTGTTTATGACCAGTTAATCAGTGCTCATCCTGAAGACTTCCGAGGCTACTTGGCTAAG GGAATTatattgagagaaaatggaagCAGAGGAGATGCAGAGAGAATGTTCATCCAG GCGCGCTTTTTTGCACCAAACAAAGCTAAGGCCCTTGTGGATAGATACTCCAAACTATGA
- a CDS encoding Tetratricopeptide repeat (TPR)-like superfamily protein (Tetratricopeptide repeat (TPR)-like superfamily protein; FUNCTIONS IN: binding; INVOLVED IN: biological_process unknown; LOCATED IN: chloroplast thylakoid membrane; CONTAINS InterPro DOMAIN/s: Tetratricopeptide-like helical (InterPro:IPR011990), Tetratricopeptide repeat-containing (InterPro:IPR013026), Tetratricopeptide repeat (InterPro:IPR019734).): MLMTLAATTSVSFNSKLLLFRIRCSDSNPKRGFGSKKEEKDPALQQRKSSSKQSVSVPRKAPGLNTQFEGKSGRSFDIDFDERLENIRRSALEQKKTEVVKEFGPIDYDAPVKSDQKTIGLGTKVGVGIAVVVFGLVFALGDFLPTGRCVKISWVGFRNFTFLSYQVIDSPTKNTTVVKNQISEEEKATLQQRLKEFETTLNGTPQDQAALEGAAVTLTELGDYSRAAAFLEKLAKERPTDPDVFRLLGEVNYELNNYEGSIAAYKISEKVSKGIDLEVTRGLMNAYLAAKKPDEAVKFLLDTRERLNTKKTSTTDSVTDETNLDPIQVELLLGKAYSDWGHISDAIAVYDQLISAHPEDFRGYLAKGIILRENGSRGDAERMFIQARFFAPNKAKALVDRYSKL; encoded by the exons ATGTTGATGACACTAGCGGCGACGACCTCCGTTTCATTTAACTCGAAGCTTCTCCTATTTCGAATACGTTGCTCGGATTCTAACCCTAAGCGTGGCTTCGGCTCAAAAAAG GAAGAGAAAGACCCGGCATTGCAGCAAAG GAAATCATCTTCTAAACAGTCTGTTTCTGTACCCAGAA AGGCACCTGGTCTGAATACTCAGTTTGAAGGAAAATCTGGTCGATCTTTTGATATAGACTTCGATGAACGGCTGGAAAACATCAGAAG GTCAGCTCTTGAGCAGAAAAAGACAGAAGTAGTTAAAGAATTTGGTCCAATTGACTATGATGCACCAGTCAAGTCTGACCAGAAAACAATTGGTCTTGGTACTAAG GTTGGAGTTGGCATAGCTGTTGTtgtatttggtttggtttttgctCTTGGTGACTTTCTTCCCACGGGAAGGTGCGTTAA GATCAGCTGGGTTGGTTTCCgtaatttcacatttttgtcATACCAAGTCAT TGATAGTCCAACTAAGAACACAACAGTagttaaaaatcaaatttcagaagaagagaaagccaCGCTTCAG CAAAGGCTCAAAGAGTTTGAAACAACTCTCAATGGCACGCCTCAGGATCAAGCTGCTCTGGAG GGTGCAGCTGTGACACTGACTGAACTAGGAGATTATTCACGGGCTGCTGCGTTTCTTGAGAAACTCGCTAAG GAGAGACCAACTGACCCTGATGTATTTCGACTGCTTGGAGAAGTAAATTATGAACTTAACAACTATGAAGGCAGTATCGCTGCATACAAAATTTCTGAAAAG GTTTCTAAAGGGATTGATCTTGAAGTTACACGAGGCCTCATGAATGCGTATTTAGCTGCGAAGAAACCAGACGAG GCCGTCAAATTTCTTCTAGACACTCGTGAACGTCTgaatacaaagaaaacaagcaCAACTGACAGTGTTACAGATGAAACAAATCTAGACCCAATTCAG GTTGAGTTACTTCTCGGAAAAGCGTATTCAGACTGGGGACATATCAGCGACGCGATAGCTGTTTATGACCAGTTAATCAGTGCTCATCCTGAAGACTTCCGAGGCTACTTGGCTAAG GGAATTatattgagagaaaatggaagCAGAGGAGATGCAGAGAGAATGTTCATCCAG GCGCGCTTTTTTGCACCAAACAAAGCTAAGGCCCTTGTGGATAGATACTCCAAACTATGA
- a CDS encoding Pseudouridine synthase family protein (Pseudouridine synthase family protein; FUNCTIONS IN: pseudouridine synthase activity; INVOLVED IN: pseudouridine synthesis, RNA modification; CONTAINS InterPro DOMAIN/s: Pseudouridine synthase, catalytic domain (InterPro:IPR020103), Pseudouridine synthase, RsuA and RluB/C/D/E/F (InterPro:IPR006145), Pseudouridine synthase, RluC/RluD, conserved site (InterPro:IPR006224); BEST Arabidopsis thaliana protein match is: Pseudouridine synthase family protein (TAIR:AT3G19440.1); Has 16543 Blast hits to 16535 proteins in 2635 species: Archae - 10; Bacteria - 12720; Metazoa - 248; Fungi - 118; Plants - 203; Viruses - 0; Other Eukaryotes - 3244 (source: NCBI BLink).) — MWKAKTCFRQIYLTVLIRRYSRVAPPPSSVIRVTNNVAHLGPPKQGPLPRQLISLPPFPGHPLPGKNAGADGDDGDSGGHVTAISWVKYYFEEIYDKAIQTHFTKGLVQMEFRGRRDASREKEDGAIPMRKIKHNEVMQIGDKIWLPVSIAEMRISKRYDTIPSGTLYPNADEIAYLQRLVRFKDSAIIVLNKPPKLPVKGNVPIHNSMDALAAAALSFGNDEGPRLVHRLDRETSGLLVMGRTKESIDYLHSVFSDYKGRNSSCKAWNKACEAMYQQYWALVIGSPKEKEGLISAPLSKVLLDDGKTDRVVLAQGSGFEASQDAITEYKVLGPKINGCSWVELRPITSRKHQLRVHCAEALGTPIVGDYKYGWFVHKRWKQMPQVDIEPTTGKPYKLRRPEGLDVQKGSVLSKVPLLHLHCREMVLPNIAKFLHVMNQQETEPLHTGIIDKPDLLRFVASMPSHMKISWNLMSSYLV, encoded by the exons ATGTGGAAGGCCAAGACATGCTTCCGTCAGATTTACTTGACCGTACTAATACGGCGGTACTCGAGAGTCGCTCCGCCGCCGTCTTCGGTGATCCGCGTGACAAACAACGTAGCACACCTGGGACCACCGAAGCAAGGACCACTGCCACGTCAGCTGATATCCCTGCCGCCATTTCCCGGTCATCCATTACCTGGCAAAAACGCCGGAGCTGACGGCGACGATGGAGATAGCGGCGGCCACGTCACAGCTATAAGCTGGGTCAAGTactattttgaagaaatctaTGATAAGGCTATTCAAACTCATTTCACAAAGGGCCTT GTTCAGATGGAGTTTCGAGGTCGTAGGGATGCttcaagagagaaagaagatggagCTATTCCTATGAGAAAG ATTAAGCATAACGAGGTGATGCAAATAGGAGACAAAATCTGGTTGCCGGTTTCAATCGCTGAGATGAGGATTTCTAAGAGATATGACACCATACCAAGTGGAACCTTGTATCCAAACGCAGACGAAATCGCATATCTTCAAAGGCTTGTCAGGTTCAAG GACTCTGCTATTATAGTTCTTAATAAGCCACCTAAGCTTCCAGTCAAG GGAAATGTGCCTATACATAATAGCATGGATGCACTTGCAGCTGCAGCTTTGTCTTTTGGTAACGATGAAGGTCCTAGATTG GTACATCGTCTTGATAGGGAAACTAGTGGCCTCTTAGTAATGGGTCGAACCAAAGAAAGTATAGATTATCTTCACTCAGTGTTCAGTGACTACAAGGGGAGAAACTCAAGCTGTAAG GCTTGGAACAAAGCGTGTGAGGCGATGTATCAGCAATATTGGGCATTGGTGATTGGTTCtccaaaggaaaaagaaggacTAATTTCAGCTCCTCTTTCAAAG GTGCTTTTGGACGATGGTAAAACAGACAGGGTGGTTTTGGCTCAAGGTTCGGGCTTTGAAGCTTCGCAAGATGCAATAACAGAGTATAAAGTGTTAGGACCTAAGATCAACGGGTGTTCGTGGGTAGAACTTCGTCCTATTACTAGCAGAAAACATCAG CTACGTGTACACTGCGCTGAAGCACTTGGTACTCCAATAGTAGGGGATTACAAGTACGGTTGGTTTGTTCACAAGAGATGGAAACAGATGCCTCAGGTTGATATCGAACCAACTACTGGGAAACCATATAAACTGCGCAGACCAGAAGGTCTTGATGTCCAAAAGGGAAGCGTTTTGTCAAAAGTACCTTTGTTACATCTCCATTGCCGGGAAATGGTACTTCCAAACATTGCCAAGTTCCTACATGTCATGAACCAACAGGAAACAGAGCCGCTTCACACAGGAATCATTGATAAACCGGATCTCTTGCGGTTTGTAGCTTCAATGCCCAGCCATATGAAGATCAGTTGGAACTTAATGTCTTCATATTTGGTGTAG
- a CDS encoding Pseudouridine synthase family protein: MEFRGRRDASREKEDGAIPMRKIKHNEVMQIGDKIWLPVSIAEMRISKRYDTIPSGTLYPNADEIAYLQRLVRFKDSAIIVLNKPPKLPVKGNVPIHNSMDALAAAALSFGNDEGPRLVHRLDRETSGLLVMGRTKESIDYLHSVFSDYKGRNSSCKAWNKACEAMYQQYWALVIGSPKEKEGLISAPLSKVLLDDGKTDRVVLAQGSGFEASQDAITEYKVLGPKINGCSWVELRPITSRKHQLRVHCAEALGTPIVGDYKYGWFVHKRWKQMPQVDIEPTTGKPYKLRRPEGLDVQKGSVLSKVPLLHLHCREMVLPNIAKFLHVMNQQETEPLHTGIIDKPDLLRFVASMPSHMKISWNLMSSYLV; this comes from the exons ATGGAGTTTCGAGGTCGTAGGGATGCttcaagagagaaagaagatggagCTATTCCTATGAGAAAG ATTAAGCATAACGAGGTGATGCAAATAGGAGACAAAATCTGGTTGCCGGTTTCAATCGCTGAGATGAGGATTTCTAAGAGATATGACACCATACCAAGTGGAACCTTGTATCCAAACGCAGACGAAATCGCATATCTTCAAAGGCTTGTCAGGTTCAAG GACTCTGCTATTATAGTTCTTAATAAGCCACCTAAGCTTCCAGTCAAG GGAAATGTGCCTATACATAATAGCATGGATGCACTTGCAGCTGCAGCTTTGTCTTTTGGTAACGATGAAGGTCCTAGATTG GTACATCGTCTTGATAGGGAAACTAGTGGCCTCTTAGTAATGGGTCGAACCAAAGAAAGTATAGATTATCTTCACTCAGTGTTCAGTGACTACAAGGGGAGAAACTCAAGCTGTAAG GCTTGGAACAAAGCGTGTGAGGCGATGTATCAGCAATATTGGGCATTGGTGATTGGTTCtccaaaggaaaaagaaggacTAATTTCAGCTCCTCTTTCAAAG GTGCTTTTGGACGATGGTAAAACAGACAGGGTGGTTTTGGCTCAAGGTTCGGGCTTTGAAGCTTCGCAAGATGCAATAACAGAGTATAAAGTGTTAGGACCTAAGATCAACGGGTGTTCGTGGGTAGAACTTCGTCCTATTACTAGCAGAAAACATCAG CTACGTGTACACTGCGCTGAAGCACTTGGTACTCCAATAGTAGGGGATTACAAGTACGGTTGGTTTGTTCACAAGAGATGGAAACAGATGCCTCAGGTTGATATCGAACCAACTACTGGGAAACCATATAAACTGCGCAGACCAGAAGGTCTTGATGTCCAAAAGGGAAGCGTTTTGTCAAAAGTACCTTTGTTACATCTCCATTGCCGGGAAATGGTACTTCCAAACATTGCCAAGTTCCTACATGTCATGAACCAACAGGAAACAGAGCCGCTTCACACAGGAATCATTGATAAACCGGATCTCTTGCGGTTTGTAGCTTCAATGCCCAGCCATATGAAGATCAGTTGGAACTTAATGTCTTCATATTTGGTGTAG